A single region of the Geobacillus subterraneus genome encodes:
- a CDS encoding MFS transporter, with amino-acid sequence MSLFEKLTGQERVDRDLLLLLCIGGFYALAVSLSNTFVNIYLWKQTGDFRDLALYNLAVVTMQPLTFLFAGRLAKQIDRILILRLGVSCLAVFFVAVLFVGPRAHQYLLVLGALLGVGYGFYWLAFNVLTFEITEPETRDFFNGFFGVLTSSAGMIGPIVAGYMISSLAGLKGYTLVFSLSLGLFLVAVLLSFFLKRRTAAGKYLFLRILKERNQNENWRLITNAHFFQGLREGSFVFVISVLVYVTSNSEWALGKYGLVNSFTSFVAYYAVSRLMRQEYRMKAILLGGLLLYAAIFLIVFQPSYPRLIVYAVTIAVAYPILLVPYSSLTFDVIGRSWKSAEARVEYIVVRELFLNAGRMASILAFLAAVTLFGEKMGIRMLMFVCGAGHLVIYWFVRRIRFTDGRPERDRPETLLFRTKLAGERGGPSV; translated from the coding sequence ATGTCATTATTCGAAAAATTGACTGGCCAAGAACGGGTGGATCGCGATTTGCTGCTGCTTCTTTGCATCGGCGGGTTTTATGCGCTTGCTGTCTCGCTGTCCAATACGTTTGTCAACATTTATTTATGGAAACAGACCGGTGACTTTCGCGACTTGGCGCTGTATAATTTGGCGGTCGTCACCATGCAGCCGCTGACGTTTCTATTCGCCGGCCGGCTGGCGAAACAGATTGACCGCATTCTCATCCTGCGGCTCGGGGTGTCGTGTTTAGCCGTTTTTTTTGTCGCTGTTTTGTTCGTCGGTCCGCGAGCCCATCAATATTTGCTCGTTCTCGGCGCGCTGCTCGGCGTCGGCTACGGTTTTTACTGGCTCGCTTTTAACGTGCTGACATTTGAAATTACCGAACCGGAGACGCGCGACTTTTTTAACGGTTTTTTCGGAGTGCTCACATCGTCAGCCGGCATGATCGGACCGATTGTCGCCGGCTATATGATTTCGTCGCTCGCCGGCCTAAAAGGGTATACGCTCGTTTTCTCGCTGTCGCTTGGCTTGTTTCTTGTCGCCGTGCTGCTCAGCTTCTTTCTCAAGCGCCGTACAGCGGCGGGAAAATACTTATTTCTTCGCATTTTAAAGGAACGGAACCAAAATGAGAATTGGCGGTTGATTACGAACGCTCATTTTTTTCAAGGACTGCGTGAAGGGTCGTTTGTGTTTGTCATTTCGGTGTTGGTGTATGTCACCTCAAACAGTGAATGGGCGCTCGGCAAGTACGGGCTCGTCAATTCCTTTACATCGTTTGTCGCCTACTATGCCGTTTCCCGTCTGATGAGGCAGGAGTATCGGATGAAAGCCATTTTATTGGGCGGACTGTTGCTCTATGCGGCCATTTTTCTCATCGTCTTTCAGCCGTCTTACCCCCGTTTGATTGTTTATGCCGTCACGATCGCCGTCGCTTACCCGATTTTGCTCGTTCCGTACTCCTCATTAACGTTTGATGTAATCGGGAGAAGCTGGAAATCGGCAGAGGCGCGCGTGGAGTATATTGTCGTCCGCGAGCTGTTTTTAAACGCCGGGCGGATGGCATCGATTTTAGCCTTTTTGGCGGCGGTGACACTGTTTGGGGAAAAGATGGGCATTCGTATGCTCATGTTTGTATGCGGGGCTGGACATCTAGTGATTTACTGGTTCGTCCGCCGCATTCGTTTCACGGATGGACGCCCGGAGCGGGACCGGCCGGAGACGCTCTTGTTTCGGACGAAGCTGGCCGGTGAACGGGGCGGCCCATCGGTGTAA
- a CDS encoding peptidoglycan D,D-transpeptidase FtsI family protein, whose protein sequence is MKRKKRAQVPIRLNILFFFVFLLFSVLILRLGVVQIVYGEDYRREVERTQDEVVSTPVPRGKIFDRFGQVVVDNTPQKAITYTRSKTTQPEEILEVARKLAQYIDIPDAEKKVTERDMKDYWILTRPDEAKRKVSERERKTLADQGLTQKEIDKKVYEWTLDRITEKDLAQISPAELEVIAIKREMESGYALTPQTVKSKGVTDREYAVVSEHLSELPGVNTTVDWDRKYVYDNTFRSVLGSVTEEDEGVPRERLDHFLARDYSRNDRVGKSYLEMQYEEVLHGKKAKVKNIVDKSGNVVSVEQVYPGERGKDLVLTIDAELQQQVEQIIEQEILATKRKGRSPLLDRAFVVMMNPKTGEVLAMAGKLLQDGKFVDFAIGNITSAYAMGSAVKGATVLTGFQTGVLYPNTYIKDEPLYIYRTPEKKSWKTMGTINELTALKQSSNVYMFKTAIAIGGGVYRPHQPLDINPAAFTTMRHYFSQFGLGVKTGIDLPNELGGFQGQSKLPGFLLDLAIGQYDMYTPMQLAQYVSTIANGGYRMKPLLVKEIREPSVDGKEPGRIIRRFEPVVLNRVDMKTEYIQRVQEGFRRVMQEPGGTAYSYFANAPYKPAGKTGTAEAFYDGPIQSRRNDPTYNLTLVGYAPYNDPQVSFAVVVPWATQGESDGINNRIGRRILDAYFELKVKRANGEKAASETNEQQ, encoded by the coding sequence ATGAAACGGAAGAAGCGGGCGCAAGTGCCGATCCGGTTAAACATTTTGTTTTTCTTTGTCTTTTTGTTGTTTTCAGTGCTTATTTTGCGCTTGGGCGTCGTGCAAATTGTGTACGGGGAGGACTATCGCCGCGAAGTGGAACGGACGCAGGATGAAGTGGTCAGCACGCCGGTGCCGCGCGGCAAAATTTTCGACCGGTTTGGCCAAGTGGTCGTCGACAATACACCACAAAAGGCGATTACGTATACGCGCTCAAAAACGACTCAACCAGAAGAAATATTGGAAGTGGCAAGGAAGCTCGCTCAATATATTGATATTCCGGATGCTGAAAAAAAAGTGACCGAGCGCGATATGAAAGACTATTGGATTTTGACGCGCCCGGACGAGGCGAAAAGGAAAGTGAGCGAACGAGAACGGAAAACGCTCGCTGATCAAGGCTTGACGCAAAAAGAAATTGACAAAAAAGTATATGAGTGGACGCTCGACCGCATTACAGAGAAGGACTTGGCGCAAATTTCGCCGGCAGAGCTTGAAGTGATTGCCATTAAGCGTGAGATGGAAAGCGGCTATGCGCTGACGCCGCAGACGGTGAAAAGCAAAGGGGTGACTGACCGCGAATATGCGGTCGTCAGCGAACACTTAAGCGAGTTGCCCGGTGTCAACACGACCGTTGATTGGGACCGGAAATACGTCTATGACAACACGTTCCGCTCTGTGCTCGGGAGCGTGACGGAAGAAGATGAGGGCGTCCCGCGCGAGCGGCTCGACCACTTTTTAGCCCGCGACTACAGCCGCAACGACCGCGTCGGCAAAAGTTATTTGGAGATGCAGTATGAAGAAGTGCTCCACGGCAAAAAGGCGAAAGTAAAAAACATCGTGGACAAATCAGGCAACGTCGTCTCGGTTGAGCAAGTGTATCCGGGCGAGCGCGGCAAAGACCTCGTGTTGACGATCGATGCCGAGCTGCAGCAACAAGTCGAGCAAATTATTGAGCAGGAGATTTTGGCCACGAAGCGCAAAGGCCGCTCCCCGCTCTTGGATCGGGCGTTCGTCGTCATGATGAATCCCAAAACGGGCGAAGTGTTGGCGATGGCCGGCAAACTTCTTCAAGACGGCAAATTTGTCGATTTTGCTATCGGCAACATCACATCAGCTTACGCGATGGGGTCGGCGGTAAAAGGCGCGACCGTTCTCACCGGCTTTCAAACGGGCGTGCTCTATCCGAATACGTATATTAAGGATGAGCCGCTTTATATCTACCGAACTCCTGAAAAAAAATCATGGAAAACGATGGGGACCATTAACGAGCTGACCGCTCTGAAACAATCGTCGAACGTCTATATGTTTAAAACGGCGATCGCCATCGGCGGCGGCGTGTATCGCCCGCATCAGCCGCTTGACATCAATCCGGCCGCGTTTACGACAATGCGCCATTATTTCAGCCAATTCGGATTGGGTGTGAAAACCGGCATCGACTTGCCGAACGAATTGGGCGGTTTTCAAGGGCAAAGCAAGCTGCCAGGATTTCTGCTTGACTTGGCGATCGGCCAGTACGATATGTATACGCCGATGCAGCTGGCGCAATACGTTTCGACGATCGCTAACGGTGGCTACCGGATGAAGCCGCTTTTGGTCAAAGAAATCCGCGAGCCGTCCGTTGACGGAAAAGAGCCTGGCCGGATCATTCGGCGGTTTGAGCCGGTTGTTTTAAACCGCGTCGATATGAAAACTGAGTATATTCAACGGGTGCAGGAAGGATTCCGCCGCGTCATGCAAGAGCCGGGGGGGACGGCGTATTCGTATTTCGCCAATGCCCCGTACAAGCCGGCCGGCAAAACAGGGACGGCCGAAGCGTTTTATGACGGACCGATCCAAAGCCGGCGCAACGATCCGACGTACAATTTGACGCTCGTCGGCTATGCGCCGTATAACGATCCGCAAGTATCGTTTGCGGTCGTCGTCCCGTGGGCGACGCAAGGGGAAAGTGATGGCATTAACAACCGCATCGGCCGCCGCATTTTAGATGCGTATTTTGAATTGAAAGTAAAGAGGGCCAATGGAGAGAAGGCGGCTTCAGAAACAAATGAGCAACAATAA
- a CDS encoding PstS family phosphate ABC transporter substrate-binding protein → MNKWKRLMLSGVLSGVMVIAAACGGGNGAEENDANGESAANELSGEVIMDGSSTVYPIAEAAAEEYMAEQPNVKVSVGMSGTGGGFEKFTKGETDFSNASRPIKEEEKQAAAANGIEFQEFQLAYDGLSVVVNKENDWVDYLTVDELKKMWTEDGTVKKWSDIRPGWPDEEIKFFSPGHDSGTYDYFDEVILEGKELVKTAQLAEDDNILVRGVEGDQYAIGYFGYAYYLENKDKLKVVPIDGGNGPVEPTNETIETGKYTPLSRPLFTYVNVKSLKEKPQVYDYMEFLMETAGDLAEEVGYVRLPEEKYKEQLETLKGLK, encoded by the coding sequence ATGAACAAGTGGAAACGGCTCATGTTATCCGGGGTGCTCAGCGGGGTGATGGTAATCGCTGCTGCCTGTGGCGGAGGCAACGGAGCAGAGGAAAATGACGCCAACGGTGAGTCCGCAGCGAACGAACTGTCGGGCGAAGTGATCATGGATGGCTCCTCGACCGTCTATCCGATTGCGGAGGCAGCCGCTGAAGAATACATGGCTGAACAGCCGAACGTGAAAGTGTCCGTCGGTATGTCGGGAACGGGCGGTGGATTTGAAAAGTTCACGAAAGGGGAAACGGATTTTTCGAACGCTTCCCGTCCGATCAAAGAGGAAGAGAAACAAGCGGCCGCTGCCAACGGCATTGAATTCCAAGAATTTCAACTCGCTTATGATGGCCTTTCTGTCGTTGTCAACAAAGAAAACGACTGGGTTGACTACTTGACGGTCGATGAGCTGAAAAAAATGTGGACGGAAGATGGCACGGTGAAAAAATGGTCGGACATCCGCCCAGGATGGCCGGATGAGGAAATTAAGTTTTTCTCGCCGGGTCATGATTCCGGGACGTATGACTACTTTGATGAAGTGATTTTGGAAGGAAAAGAACTGGTCAAAACGGCTCAACTTGCGGAAGACGACAATATTCTCGTTCGTGGGGTTGAAGGAGATCAATACGCGATCGGCTACTTCGGCTATGCGTATTACTTGGAAAATAAAGATAAGCTGAAAGTGGTTCCGATCGATGGTGGCAACGGTCCGGTCGAGCCGACGAACGAGACGATTGAAACAGGAAAATACACTCCGCTTTCGCGTCCGCTGTTTACGTATGTGAACGTCAAATCGCTGAAAGAAAAACCGCAAGTGTATGACTACATGGAATTCTTGATGGAAACAGCCGGGGACTTGGCGGAAGAAGTTGGTTACGTCCGCCTGCCGGAGGAAAAGTATAAAGAACAGCTTGAAACGTTGAAAGGATTGAAATAG
- the pstC gene encoding phosphate ABC transporter permease subunit PstC, translating into MGIPTKKEQQLSVREMIAENQTRQHWPKRMEKLAPKFLFTLAALSVLVTLGILFTLLFETIEFFRRVSIVEFVTSKEWLPWNEEHGSFGVAPLVTGTLLTTGIAMLLAVPVGLASAIYLSEYASERTRRIIKPALEVLAGIPTIVYGFFALTIVTPLLQKVIPDLEIFNALSPGLVMGIMIIPMIASLSEDAMSAVPNSIREGALALGATKLEVALKVVLPAAASGVIASFILGISRAVGETMIVAVAGGSSPEFTFDVTKSIQTLTAYIVQVTTGDAGYGTTIYYSIYAVGMTLFVFTLLMNILAQYISRRFREEY; encoded by the coding sequence ATGGGGATTCCAACGAAGAAAGAACAGCAGTTATCGGTGCGGGAGATGATTGCCGAAAACCAAACGCGGCAACATTGGCCGAAAAGGATGGAAAAGCTCGCGCCGAAGTTTCTCTTTACATTGGCGGCGCTCTCCGTGCTCGTAACGCTCGGCATTTTGTTTACTCTTCTTTTTGAGACGATCGAATTTTTCCGCCGTGTATCGATTGTTGAGTTTGTCACGAGCAAAGAGTGGCTTCCGTGGAATGAGGAGCATGGATCGTTCGGCGTCGCTCCGCTTGTGACCGGCACGCTGCTGACGACCGGTATCGCTATGCTTTTGGCTGTTCCGGTTGGACTCGCTTCGGCTATTTATTTGAGCGAGTATGCGTCGGAGCGGACGCGCCGAATCATCAAGCCGGCGCTCGAAGTGCTTGCCGGCATTCCGACGATCGTTTACGGATTTTTTGCGTTGACGATCGTGACGCCGTTATTGCAAAAGGTTATTCCGGATTTAGAGATTTTTAATGCGCTCAGCCCGGGGCTCGTGATGGGGATTATGATCATTCCGATGATCGCCTCGCTGTCAGAAGACGCGATGAGCGCGGTGCCGAACTCGATTCGCGAAGGCGCTCTTGCCCTTGGCGCCACAAAGCTTGAAGTGGCGCTTAAGGTCGTGCTTCCCGCCGCTGCTTCTGGAGTGATCGCTTCATTTATTTTAGGCATTTCCCGGGCGGTTGGTGAAACGATGATCGTCGCGGTGGCTGGCGGATCATCGCCGGAATTTACATTTGATGTGACGAAATCGATTCAAACATTAACTGCCTATATCGTCCAAGTGACAACGGGCGACGCCGGTTACGGGACGACGATTTACTACAGCATTTATGCTGTCGGGATGACGCTGTTTGTTTTTACATTGCTTATGAATATATTGGCGCAATACATTTCCCGCCGGTTTAGGGAGGAGTATTGA
- the pstA gene encoding phosphate ABC transporter permease PstA, with product MENKMDKPLVWKRMKGRLAQNTILQAIFFFATVFGLIALMLLLSRVIMQAIGWLDGDFLNSFPSRRPEEAGIKSGLVGSLWLMAIVAPVSFVLGVGTAIYLEEYARKNRFTAFIQTNISNLAGVPSIVFGLLGLTIFVRELGLGRSVLAAGLTMSLLVLPVIVVAAQEAIRAVPQQLREASYAMGATKWQTVCRVVLPAALPGMLTGAILALSRAVGETAPLVVLGIPTFIAYLPSGVFDTFTVMPLQIYNWTGRPQEEFQHVAAAGIVVLLVFLIVMNSVAVLIRNKFQKRF from the coding sequence ATGGAAAACAAAATGGACAAACCGCTCGTTTGGAAGCGAATGAAAGGAAGGCTGGCGCAAAACACCATCCTGCAAGCCATCTTCTTTTTTGCGACCGTTTTTGGACTGATTGCTCTTATGCTGTTATTATCCCGTGTTATTATGCAGGCGATCGGCTGGCTGGATGGCGACTTTTTAAACAGCTTTCCTTCGCGCCGGCCGGAAGAGGCTGGGATCAAATCCGGATTGGTCGGCTCCCTCTGGCTGATGGCAATCGTCGCACCGGTTTCGTTTGTTTTGGGGGTCGGGACGGCCATTTATTTGGAAGAATACGCGCGCAAAAACCGTTTCACCGCTTTTATTCAAACGAATATTTCCAATCTGGCCGGTGTACCGTCGATCGTGTTTGGCTTGCTCGGGTTGACGATTTTCGTCCGTGAGCTCGGGCTCGGGCGCAGCGTGCTTGCAGCTGGATTGACCATGAGCTTGCTCGTTCTTCCGGTGATCGTCGTCGCGGCCCAAGAAGCGATTCGTGCCGTTCCTCAGCAGTTGCGAGAAGCGTCGTATGCCATGGGGGCGACGAAATGGCAAACGGTTTGCCGGGTTGTGCTGCCGGCGGCGCTGCCGGGGATGTTAACGGGGGCGATCTTGGCGCTCTCCCGCGCCGTCGGGGAGACCGCTCCGCTCGTGGTGCTCGGCATTCCAACGTTTATCGCCTACTTGCCGAGCGGCGTGTTCGATACGTTTACCGTTATGCCGCTGCAAATTTATAACTGGACAGGACGGCCGCAGGAGGAGTTCCAACATGTGGCGGCCGCAGGAATTGTCGTTCTGCTCGTCTTTTTAATCGTGATGAATTCGGTCGCGGTGTTGATTCGTAATAAGTTTCAAAAGCGATTTTAA
- the pstB gene encoding phosphate ABC transporter ATP-binding protein PstB has translation MMATKTKEATSTLAVKSSAASAAEDGAAKGVVYETNDLNLWYGEHHALKHIHLTIYENEVTAIIGPSGCGKSTYIKTLNRMVELVPNVRIAGQLAYRGRNIFDPSYPVEQLRTQVGMVFQKPNPFPKSIYDNIAYGPRIHGIRNKKVLDEIVEKSLRGAALWDEVKDRLRDHAYGLSGGQQQRLCIARCLAIEPDVILMDEPTSALDPISTLKIEELIQELKKQYSIIIVTHNMQQAARISDKTAFFLNGEVIEYAETNKLFSNPADRRTEDYITGRFG, from the coding sequence ATGATGGCAACCAAAACAAAAGAGGCAACGTCGACACTGGCTGTTAAGTCGTCGGCGGCGTCGGCAGCTGAGGACGGTGCAGCGAAAGGCGTCGTGTATGAGACAAACGATTTAAACTTATGGTACGGGGAGCACCATGCGTTAAAACATATTCATTTAACGATTTACGAAAATGAAGTGACAGCGATTATCGGACCGTCGGGATGCGGAAAATCGACTTATATTAAGACGTTGAACCGAATGGTCGAACTCGTGCCGAATGTCCGCATTGCCGGCCAGCTGGCCTACCGCGGGCGCAACATTTTTGATCCGTCCTATCCGGTTGAACAGCTGCGCACACAAGTCGGGATGGTATTCCAAAAGCCGAACCCGTTTCCGAAATCGATTTACGACAATATTGCTTACGGTCCCCGCATTCATGGCATCCGCAACAAAAAAGTGCTCGACGAAATTGTCGAAAAAAGTTTGCGCGGGGCGGCGCTTTGGGATGAGGTGAAAGACCGGCTTCGCGATCATGCTTACGGCTTATCCGGAGGGCAGCAGCAGCGCTTGTGCATTGCCCGCTGTTTAGCCATCGAGCCGGATGTCATCTTAATGGATGAGCCGACCTCGGCGCTCGACCCGATTTCGACGCTGAAAATTGAAGAGCTCATCCAAGAATTGAAAAAACAATACAGCATCATTATTGTGACCCATAACATGCAGCAGGCGGCGCGCATTTCGGACAAAACAGCGTTTTTCTTGAACGGGGAAGTGATTGAATACGCAGAGACGAACAAACTGTTTTCAAATCCTGCCGATCGGCGTACAGAAGATTACATTACGGGCCGTTTCGGATAA
- the phoU gene encoding phosphate signaling complex protein PhoU, giving the protein MRETFADDLRSLHNKLIEMGRLTEVALQQAIEAFQTQNKHLAMAVIDGDGSIDKLEEEVNDFALWLIAKQQPVATDLRRIIAAIKIAGDIERIADFAVNVAKACIRIGGEPFVLDIRPLVLMHRLATDMVSTAIAAYDREDASLAAQIADMDHRVDEQYGEMMKSLLEVEKTDKETLAQMNVLALVARYIERTADHATNIAEHLVYLVKGKHYDFND; this is encoded by the coding sequence ATGCGTGAAACGTTTGCCGATGATTTGCGCTCGTTGCATAACAAGCTGATCGAAATGGGGCGATTAACAGAAGTTGCGCTCCAACAGGCGATTGAAGCATTTCAAACGCAAAACAAACATTTGGCGATGGCCGTCATTGACGGAGACGGCTCGATTGACAAGCTCGAAGAAGAAGTGAACGACTTTGCGTTGTGGCTCATTGCGAAACAGCAGCCGGTCGCGACCGACTTGCGCCGCATCATCGCCGCGATCAAAATCGCGGGCGATATCGAGCGGATCGCCGATTTTGCCGTTAATGTCGCCAAGGCGTGCATCCGCATCGGCGGCGAGCCGTTTGTTTTAGATATCCGACCGCTCGTGTTGATGCATCGTCTGGCCACGGATATGGTCTCAACGGCGATTGCCGCCTACGATCGGGAAGATGCGTCGTTGGCTGCACAAATTGCTGACATGGACCATCGAGTCGATGAGCAGTACGGGGAAATGATGAAATCGTTGCTTGAGGTCGAGAAAACGGACAAAGAGACGTTGGCGCAAATGAATGTGCTTGCCCTCGTCGCCCGATATATTGAGCGGACGGCGGATCATGCGACCAATATTGCCGAGCATCTCGTTTACCTTGTCAAAGGGAAGCATTACGACTTCAATGACTGA
- a CDS encoding aminodeoxychorismate lyase yields the protein MRKRTMRSFAFGLLVSTSLIGAAYYTSPPAAPTEADVEAFLKQHGLIAVAKDEYDKLVSNQPKAPADQPPKQSVQTVYVYRLVIEKGDTPEAFAKELEAARIIDSARSFNDYLQKHGLTRSIRPGAYNVRSDMDYAAISRLIASP from the coding sequence ATGAGGAAGCGGACGATGCGTTCTTTCGCCTTTGGCCTGCTTGTTTCGACATCGCTCATCGGCGCCGCATATTACACGTCCCCTCCAGCTGCACCGACCGAGGCGGACGTCGAGGCGTTTCTCAAACAACACGGGCTCATCGCTGTCGCGAAGGACGAATACGACAAGCTCGTAAGCAATCAACCGAAAGCGCCGGCCGATCAGCCGCCTAAACAATCCGTGCAGACCGTTTATGTGTACCGCCTTGTGATTGAAAAAGGGGACACGCCGGAAGCGTTCGCCAAAGAGCTTGAGGCCGCCCGCATCATCGACAGCGCCCGCTCGTTCAATGACTATTTGCAAAAGCATGGGCTGACGCGCTCGATCCGTCCTGGCGCTTACAACGTGCGCAGCGATATGGATTATGCGGCGATCAGCCGCCTCATTGCCAGCCCATAA